The Episyrphus balteatus chromosome 3, idEpiBalt1.1, whole genome shotgun sequence genome segment cTGACTTTTTTGAAGGTTCATTTagataattttgttaaaatgtctGAGAAACTTGATGTCATTATATTCGGAGCTTCTGGATTCACAGGAAAGTATTGTGTCTTTGAGGCATGTACTGTATTGGAGAATTTAAAATGGGGTATTGCTGGAAGGAATCAAGTAAGTTCATAGTGTAAAAATTTATgaatctttaaattttaaatgaaaatttttcttttaaggaAAAATTAGAAGCTGTATTGAAGGAAATGGGCACTAAGGCTAATAAAGATTTGTCCAAAATTCCAATAATTATTGCAGAAGTTAATGATGAAAAGTCACTCTCTGAAATGGCTTCCAAAGCAAAGGTGAGTAATCGAAACTACTTctactctcaaaaaaaaaaaaaaaaattaaaatcaaataaattttattcgatttatttatttttatagctGACTTCATTtggtttcatttcatttaatttcatatataaatGCTGAaactaattgcaatttttttttttttgtctttgagtCATCCAATACGAcgtgtgtatttatttttttgtttctatttttctaTTGAGAATCAATTTCGATCCAAAGATTTATATCTAAATATAATGTATGCACTCGCACTCTACTCGCTTCTGTAAATACAATGaactctataaaaaaaagcaaataattatttttgtaataattgaaAGTTCAAATGATGTGTAGTAAATGGGTTATTTATTTATATCTCACTTTTAGAACTTACAGGTCtttctgttatttaaaaaaaaaaacgtataattTCTGTAGGTTCTTTCCCTAGAAgtcaaaaactattaaaaattatagatcAGAAGCATGTATTTTGTACTCGTATGTCTTCATAGTAtagtgttaataaataaaaacaattaaagttTTGTGGCCTTTGATCCAATTTAGACTGAGATataatgtttaataaaaaagcGCCATAATATACAATCAATGGAattgtttgagttttttttaattttttttttttttctgtccaacACTTCACcgatacaaaatcaaaaacttgtcaataaaagttgaaaatgtTCATCTTTATAAGATTTTTCATTGATCAGTTGACAACTGATGAacactaaaattttatattttaaacatagctttttttaaatgatcAACTTTTAGTtgatcaaattttattttaattgacagCAATTACCATAATTGTCTATTTTGtgaactttttgaaataaatttaaaattttataactttattttgaccaaaataaaattttggttccaaaattgtgtttaatgatttattttgcattttacgaCCAACACTTTTGTTAGTTGCGatagtttttgtaattttcttagagggtcactgtggtgtatgtgtaacttttttttattgaaaaattgagaaatcttaagtctTAAAATCTTCTCTGCAAAAGGAGAATAGAcaattttgtatggaacgtggacgttatgcggccaggaatgaatttgttatttttttgtatgtaattaCGTTCTACATACATTTTGCATAAGTTTTATTCTTGTGACGTACTTCAGAAACGAACAAAATGCATTTTAGCTTTTAACATTTTATGTAAATTGTTTCAATGTTGTAACTTTAATATGTGTTTAAAGTGCAAAATATGAtgttctgtcattttccctggccctgaagacctttatcttgaatcCAACCAATAGAAGCCAAACTATAAGccttttaaaacaacaatttctaGTCAGCTTTGggagttttgttgttcaatttttttgttagtgTGAATCGTTTGAATACTCTCGAATGTGTTGGAtttaaaatcttatattataaaTTCTATTTGTCGGATATTTATGATTTatcggccctagcgaggtaatcCGTCGGAGCGGATTTAGTCCAATTTCATCCGAATTGGAGAGTTTTTACCTGTCGGAAACACATCTCGAAGAATAtttcgtatgaaatcggagaatttccgCTCCGACGGATTACGTCGCTAGGCCCGTATATCTTCAGGCTCAGGGGAAATGACTGAGCATCATATtatatgtttaaaataaaaatataattcaatttgtcCGTCACACATTACAAGATACATTAATACAGTGAAActtccatagtaaaagtttttcctaagatATAGTTCTTTTACTTGATACCAATTTCTTTTATGGCCACCGAatgtccaaaatgcccattctcctttaattACAAATGGTTAGACTAAAatattagtttaaaattaaaaaaaaaaaaaatagcatcagCTTAGGAAAAACcatatagatttttaatttctaaaatagACATTATACTTAAGTAACTTTAAATGCAGGACTGCAGTGCAGCAGTGCTGCAAAAAAGAATTGATAATATTGGTATAGTTAcgagtgaattttgaaaaatttagtaCTCGTTTTTAGAAACAAAGACAAATAGTTCTTATATGTAAGTTGGATAAATTTTTCAACAGACAGTCCTTGTCTGAATAAATGGAAGTTCTATTTTGCAGAACTGCTGCAGTCCTGCATTTATGAACTCGCCCTTTTTGTTTCTCAAAAATCTTTATGACCtctcgcttaaaaaaaaaaaaaaacagacctTAACTTTTAATATGCATGACGACTTGAAAACAGACTGTGTAACTTATGTTTCTGATTAACTGTTAATGAGGAATTATACTGCTGTATATGCCTTTTGTTtcgcattaaatttaaaataattcaacGAAATTTCAGAAATGTCCCCaatattatataatataattatattatatcTCAAATTATCGTACTGATTTCGAAAGATATTCTCCtaaatttaatgtttaatttatttaatcattTTAATAACAGATTTCTCAACTTATTTgatcaattatttttgttaccATAATCCATAAATTGCAATCAAGTTTTTATTctattatgtaatttttaatttaatttgtaatgaagCTATAGTATTTTGCTgtgtaaaatacaattttcgtGTTTAGCCagcttattaaaatatttacttaCGGTCCAAAAAAATCTTAGCAAATCTTTaagtttatattatttattagtCAACTTTTCAATTTTGAGTTGACTTTTCGGCTAGAAAGCTCATAAATTATAATGCAAAAGCTATTAATATCTCAAAACTGTTAATTATGCAGTATTGGTACTTTTCCTTTTAGTATCAAAAAGATTATTTCTTATCGACTCAACAACATACAGATcaaagtgttttaaaaataaattatttttttgttaatctttGATTTATAACCCATCCTgcaaaagtccatattttatcagTGTTTACTTTTTCTCCATACAGATTATTGTAAATTGCTGTGGTCCATATCGTTTCTATGGTGAGCAAGTTGTCAAGGCCTGCGTTGAAGCCGGAACCCATCATGTGGATGTTAGTGGAGAACCCCAGTACATGGAGTCAATGCAATTGAAATACAATGACTTGGCCAAGGAAAAGGGTGTATATGTTGTGTCTGCTTGTGGTTTTGATAGTATTCCAGCTGATTTGGGTGTGATTTTCCTTGAAAAGAACTTTGATGGTAATAAACTACTCTTTGAAATTTCAACTAAGACGagtttaatgttttattttatcttacAGGAGTCATCAATTCCGTTGAAACTTATTTGGAAAGTTATACAACAGGTGGCAACCATGGTGGTGCATCTATTCATTATGGCACTTGGGAATCTGCAGTTTACGGTTTGGCCCATGCTGGAGAACTTCGTGACATTCGATCAAAACTTTACAAAGGACCCTTGCCAAAGTTCCAACCCAAACTTAAAGCCCGATCAGTTATTCACACATCAGATGTCATTGATGCTGTCTGCCTACCATTCCCCGGATCTGACAAATCTGTTATCCAACGATCACAAAGATTCTTATTTGAAACGGAAAAGAAACGTCCAATCCAGGTTCAGGCTTATGTTGGTTTTCGGTAATATAATCCTGACTTTTAAAGTCTAAACAGatgttttaaattcattttcaattttaaagttccaTGGTGGCTGCTTTGATTGTAGCCTTTGTTGGCATTGTTTTTGGAATAATGACCAAATTCGCACTTGGTCGTCAATTGCTTTTGGATTATCCTAAAATCTTCTCATTTGGTTTTATTTCACATGAAGGCCCCAGTGAGGCAAAGTCAAATGCTACTCGTTTTAAGATCACAATCAAGGGTAATGGATGGCCAAAGGCTGAAAAGTTGGCTGAGCCAACTGATCAATTCACTGATCCACCATCAAAGAATATGATTGCAAAGGTTACTGGATCAAATCCAGGATATGGAGCAACTTGTGTTGCTTTGTTGGTTGCAGCAACAACAATTCTTAAGGACAGTGACAAGATGCCAGGAAGGTAAATCAAATATTTGTATCTTGTATTAATTTTatgcaaataaatatttttctttttgttcattttcttaTAGTGGAGGAGTCTTGCCACCAGGAGCAGCTTTCGCTAAAACCAATATGATTGCTGATTTGGAGAAGTACGATCACGGCATTAAATTcgaaattgttgcaaataaataaatacaagcaGCAGCTCAGCATTTGCATCAcacaataaaaaatgaaatgattcCTCTTTTTCTATTTATTATATCGTTATAATTACGACTTCAAGTCCAAAATTGTtgtcatttaattttgtaatgctTAATTATTATACACACACTTACTTATTAAATCGTATTTACTaaaatcgtttttgttttttgcatttgatgtgaaaaaaatgatgcgcatacgccacagtgtactgTGGAGGTTTCTTTCAAAGAATTTTATGATTTGGATTTTAAAGGTTAAGGCTTAAGCGATTGTAAGAAATCTATTCTCTAGTGATATCGAACTACCATTTGGTAGCTATACATAGAATATTTTCCGAGAATTTGAAAAGGAAAATGGATGAATGTATTGGATGTGCTATT includes the following:
- the LOC129913891 gene encoding saccharopine dehydrogenase-like oxidoreductase isoform X2 — protein: MSEKLDVIIFGASGFTGKYCVFEACTVLENLKWGIAGRNQEKLEAVLKEMGTKANKDLSKIPIIIAEVNDEKSLSEMASKAKIIVNCCGPYRFYGEQVVKACVEAGTHHVDVSGEPQYMESMQLKYNDLAKEKGVYVVSACGFDSIPADLGVIFLEKNFDGVINSVETYLESYTTGGNHGGASIHYGTWESAVYGLAHAGELRDIRSKLYKGPLPKFQPKLKARSVIHTSDVIDAVCLPFPGSDKSVIQRSQRFLFETEKKRPIQVQAYVGFRSMVAALIVAFVGIVFGIMTKFALGRQLLLDYPKIFSFGFISHEGPSEAKSNATRFKITIKGNGWPKAEKLAEPTDQFTDPPSKNMIAKVTGSNPGYGATCVALLVAATTILKDSDKMPGSGGVLPPGAAFAKTNMIADLEKYDHGIKFEIVANK
- the LOC129913891 gene encoding saccharopine dehydrogenase-like oxidoreductase isoform X1 — encoded protein: MLSIRNKFIKNIQVHLDNFVKMSEKLDVIIFGASGFTGKYCVFEACTVLENLKWGIAGRNQEKLEAVLKEMGTKANKDLSKIPIIIAEVNDEKSLSEMASKAKIIVNCCGPYRFYGEQVVKACVEAGTHHVDVSGEPQYMESMQLKYNDLAKEKGVYVVSACGFDSIPADLGVIFLEKNFDGVINSVETYLESYTTGGNHGGASIHYGTWESAVYGLAHAGELRDIRSKLYKGPLPKFQPKLKARSVIHTSDVIDAVCLPFPGSDKSVIQRSQRFLFETEKKRPIQVQAYVGFRSMVAALIVAFVGIVFGIMTKFALGRQLLLDYPKIFSFGFISHEGPSEAKSNATRFKITIKGNGWPKAEKLAEPTDQFTDPPSKNMIAKVTGSNPGYGATCVALLVAATTILKDSDKMPGSGGVLPPGAAFAKTNMIADLEKYDHGIKFEIVANK